In Candidatus Thermoplasmatota archaeon, a single window of DNA contains:
- a CDS encoding AAA family ATPase: MFKDSIPGLEKVFKNDVDRPKVILVTGPPGSMKTTFCYTLMSQYLRDKNEFGLYATLEETADSHLKNMESIGAKLSMKMQISDLTDLREIDQIDEVIGQDAQTDYVLFIEKMIQRFRKTHGDKFSIFVLDSLGALYSLMENVQDMRKKMFYFFKMLRDNNLTAFIIMERSLTGESQLLGNEGFLADGIMHLGLDRQRGKLMRFLQVEKMRAAEHSMERHAIEVGRNGIQVLGPLLSAP; the protein is encoded by the coding sequence GTGTTCAAGGATTCTATACCAGGCTTGGAAAAGGTCTTCAAGAACGACGTGGACAGGCCCAAGGTGATACTCGTCACAGGTCCTCCGGGATCGATGAAGACAACCTTCTGCTACACCCTCATGTCCCAGTACCTGAGGGACAAGAACGAATTCGGGCTGTACGCCACACTCGAGGAGACGGCCGACAGCCACCTGAAGAACATGGAGAGCATCGGGGCGAAGCTTTCCATGAAGATGCAGATCTCCGACCTGACGGACCTTAGGGAGATCGACCAGATCGACGAGGTCATAGGCCAGGATGCGCAGACCGACTACGTCCTGTTCATCGAGAAGATGATCCAGAGGTTCAGGAAGACCCACGGAGACAAGTTCTCGATATTCGTGCTCGACTCATTGGGTGCTCTGTACTCCCTCATGGAGAACGTCCAGGACATGAGGAAGAAGATGTTCTATTTCTTCAAGATGCTCAGGGACAACAACCTGACTGCGTTCATCATCATGGAGCGCTCGCTCACTGGCGAGTCGCAGCTGCTCGGCAACGAGGGTTTCCTGGCGGACGGCATAATGCACCTTGGACTCGACAGGCAGCGCGGAAAGCTCATGAGGTTCCTCCAGGTTGAGAAGATGCGGGCTGCGGAGCACTCAATGGAGAGACACGCGATCGAGGTGGGCAGGAACGGCATTCAGGTGCTCGGGCCATTGCTCAGCGCGCCCTGA